The following nucleotide sequence is from Candidatus Thermoplasmatota archaeon.
AAGGGGCTTGCCCGTGGCGACGGCGACGTCCCACTCGCCGGCCAGGCAGCGGACTTCGTTTCTGCGGAGAAGCTTCACCGTGGCAAGCGGCGAGGGACCGCCTCCCACGAGGTCGCCCAACGCGTGGATTTCTTCCGCGCCCTTCCGGCGGGCGTGCGACAGGACGTCGGCGAGCGCGCGGGCGTTTCCGTGGATGCAGGCCAAAAGGGCGATTTTCACGCTCGTTAAGACGCCTTGCGTTTCGCATGAATCCCCCGCCCGGGTGGGCGAAACTATTAGACCGGGCGGTCGTTCCGGCCGCCATGCAAGCCGTGATGGAGACCGAGAAGGGCACGATGACGATCGAGCTGTTCGAGAAGGACGCGCCCAACACGGTCGCCAACTTCCGAAAGCTCGTGGACTCCGGGTTCTACAACGGCCTCCGGTTCCATCGCGTCCTCGACGACTTCGTGATCCAAGGCGGCTGCCCGCACTCGCGGACGAAGGGCGACCGCAAGGCGGGCACCGGCGGCCCCGGCTGGCAGATCAAGTGCGAGACGGCGGGCAACCCGCACAAGCACGAGCGCGGCTCGCTCTCGATGGCCCACGCGGGCAAGGACACGGGCGGAAGCCAGTTCTTCATCTGCCACTCGAAGCAGCGCCACCTCGACGGCGTGCACACGGTCTTCGGGAAGGTCGTCTCGGGTCTCGACGTGATCGACAAGATTCGCGCCTGGGACGAGATCAAGAGCGTCCGCGTGCTCGCCTA
It contains:
- a CDS encoding peptidylprolyl isomerase gives rise to the protein MQAVMETEKGTMTIELFEKDAPNTVANFRKLVDSGFYNGLRFHRVLDDFVIQGGCPHSRTKGDRKAGTGGPGWQIKCETAGNPHKHERGSLSMAHAGKDTGGSQFFICHSKQRHLDGVHTVFGKVVSGLDVIDKIRAWDEIKSVRVLA